Proteins from a single region of Chitinispirillales bacterium:
- a CDS encoding aminotransferase class I/II-fold pyridoxal phosphate-dependent enzyme: MSFNLQAQELNAIIVENNPAILDVLSLKGKEAYFPKHGILSQSLQASGCKINATIGIALEEDKSTACLPSLAELTRLEGYTTFQYAPSSGIDELRNIWHEMMFEKNPSLKGVPISLPVVTSALTHAIYIAGQMFLETGDRIILSDYFWENYELVFCRSTGAKYDTYPTFTIDGKYNIEGLRDAVSHGGAGKKVLLLNFPNNPTGYTPTVEEANKIRDILVEEAQRGSSISVIIDDAYFGLVFENGIFTESFFSLLADAHENILAIKADAATKEDYAWGLRTGFLTFGVKGGNKELYRALEEKVSGFIREQISSASKMSQSLLVRAYKHPNYRAEKAEKFDLLKKRYEKVKEILDKNKKYADYFYALPFNSGYFMCVCPKKNIDAEKLRVLLAEKYLIGLIQLQGLLRIAFSSTSINELEEVFESVYKSCIQLAGE, from the coding sequence ATGAGTTTTAATTTGCAGGCGCAGGAACTAAACGCAATAATAGTAGAGAATAATCCCGCTATACTTGACGTTTTATCGTTAAAAGGTAAAGAAGCGTATTTCCCCAAACATGGAATTTTGTCTCAGTCGTTACAGGCGTCCGGCTGCAAAATAAACGCTACGATAGGAATTGCGCTTGAAGAAGATAAATCGACCGCCTGTCTTCCGTCGCTTGCGGAACTTACTCGACTTGAAGGCTATACCACGTTTCAGTATGCGCCGTCTTCCGGTATCGATGAGTTACGTAATATCTGGCATGAAATGATGTTTGAAAAAAATCCGTCTCTCAAAGGCGTGCCGATTTCGCTTCCGGTAGTTACTTCCGCTCTTACGCATGCAATTTATATAGCGGGACAAATGTTTTTGGAAACCGGCGACAGAATTATTTTGTCGGACTATTTCTGGGAAAATTACGAATTGGTTTTTTGCCGTTCGACCGGTGCGAAATACGATACTTATCCGACGTTTACTATAGACGGAAAATACAATATAGAAGGTTTGCGCGACGCGGTATCTCACGGCGGCGCAGGAAAAAAAGTATTGCTTTTGAATTTTCCGAACAATCCTACAGGATACACTCCGACCGTCGAAGAGGCGAATAAAATACGGGATATTTTGGTAGAAGAAGCGCAGCGCGGCAGTTCAATATCTGTAATAATCGACGATGCGTATTTCGGATTGGTTTTTGAAAACGGAATTTTTACCGAATCGTTTTTCTCTCTTTTGGCGGACGCACATGAAAATATTCTGGCGATAAAAGCCGATGCGGCGACAAAAGAAGATTATGCTTGGGGACTTAGAACAGGATTCTTAACCTTTGGAGTTAAAGGCGGAAATAAAGAATTATACCGTGCGCTTGAAGAAAAAGTATCCGGTTTTATACGCGAACAAATTTCATCGGCGTCAAAAATGAGCCAATCGCTTTTGGTTAGGGCGTATAAGCATCCCAATTACCGAGCCGAAAAGGCGGAAAAATTTGATTTGTTGAAAAAACGTTACGAAAAAGTTAAGGAAATTTTGGATAAAAATAAAAAGTACGCCGATTATTTTTACGCTCTGCCGTTTAATTCCGGATATTTTATGTGCGTTTGCCCAAAAAAAAACATAGACGCCGAGAAATTGCGCGTATTGCTTGCCGAAAAATATTTGATAGGTTTAATTCAACTGCAAGGATTATTGAGAATTGCGTTTTCTTCTACGTCGATAAACGAACTTGAAGAAGTTTTTGAAAGCGTTTATAAATCTTGCATACAACTTGCGGGAGAATAA
- the dut gene encoding dUTP diphosphatase, whose translation MSFSGIIFDVDGTLYAMTKSVRITTLLNCFPHNINFFKYLKTRHSLQGRDFETKEKLLFEISELLTAAGVPNTYEKEVFYPAFIKTLKIHKNRPQLINFVKYCKSAGLKTAVLSDYGIVEERVEALGFDKNLFDFRFSSEDFGAFKPCPRIFSEVCKIMGVEPSQTLMVGDRGDTDGEGAKSVGMPFFKLNGTNNKNFENNLKTLYSFMQNALAVSVKRLAHNVDLPLPGRMTLFSSGADIRAANHDPIILEPGQRQLIPTGLVFEIPIGYEMQIRPRSGLAHKNGITVLNSPGTVDSDYRGEVFVLLINLSDEPFWINRGERIAQAVLARSVAANYIEKEDLSQTNRGVRGFGHTGKT comes from the coding sequence ATGTCTTTTTCAGGAATAATTTTTGATGTTGACGGAACGTTGTACGCGATGACAAAGAGCGTAAGGATTACGACTTTATTGAATTGTTTTCCGCATAATATTAATTTTTTTAAATACCTTAAAACCCGTCATTCTTTACAGGGACGCGATTTCGAAACAAAAGAAAAATTACTGTTTGAAATAAGCGAATTATTGACGGCTGCGGGAGTTCCTAACACTTATGAAAAAGAGGTTTTCTATCCCGCGTTTATAAAAACGTTAAAAATTCACAAAAATCGCCCGCAGTTGATAAATTTTGTTAAATATTGTAAAAGCGCCGGGTTAAAAACAGCCGTTTTATCCGATTACGGAATTGTCGAAGAACGGGTTGAGGCGCTTGGGTTTGATAAAAATTTGTTTGATTTTCGTTTTTCTTCGGAAGATTTCGGAGCGTTTAAGCCGTGCCCGCGGATTTTTAGCGAAGTTTGTAAAATAATGGGCGTCGAACCGAGTCAAACATTGATGGTAGGGGATCGCGGCGATACCGACGGCGAAGGCGCGAAATCCGTCGGAATGCCGTTTTTTAAGTTAAACGGGACTAATAATAAAAACTTTGAAAATAACTTAAAAACATTATATTCGTTTATGCAAAACGCGCTTGCCGTCTCCGTTAAACGACTTGCGCATAATGTTGATTTGCCGCTTCCAGGCAGAATGACGCTTTTTTCTTCAGGGGCGGATATTCGTGCGGCGAATCATGACCCTATTATATTGGAACCCGGTCAGCGTCAATTAATTCCGACGGGGCTGGTTTTTGAAATTCCTATCGGCTATGAAATGCAAATTCGTCCAAGAAGCGGTCTTGCGCATAAAAACGGGATAACCGTTCTAAATTCACCCGGAACCGTTGACTCCGACTATCGCGGCGAAGTATTTGTTCTGCTGATAAATTTGAGCGACGAGCCGTTTTGGATAAATCGAGGCGAAAGAATCGCGCAGGCGGTTTTGGCAAGATCCGTCGCCGCAAACTATATTGAAAAAGAGGATTTGTCTCAAACCAATCGCGGCGTAAGAGGATTCGGACATACGGGGAAAACTTAA
- a CDS encoding DUF58 domain-containing protein yields the protein MIPNEVLSAVKRIEIKTRHIIDSIMGGEYHTVFRGNGMEFADVRKYFEGDDVRMIDWNVTARTGEPFVKRNVEERELTVILMVDVSASGDFGTRKQFKSEMTAELAALLAFSAIKNNDRVGLLMFSDRIEKFIPPQKGKNHTLALIRELLYFKPTGKKTDISKALAHINQIQRKKAVIFCISDFMCEQNFEKLLSVTTRRHDFIAISVDDPRENELINVGLLELYDAETGERALVDTGSKKFREFYKSERIKKKEDLERLFFSKKIDNISLSTASGYVEPLIRFFKRREKRR from the coding sequence ATGATTCCAAACGAAGTTTTATCGGCTGTTAAGCGGATTGAAATCAAAACAAGACATATAATCGACTCAATTATGGGCGGCGAATACCACACGGTTTTCAGAGGTAACGGAATGGAATTTGCCGATGTGCGAAAGTACTTTGAAGGCGACGACGTTCGTATGATTGACTGGAATGTGACGGCAAGAACCGGCGAGCCGTTTGTCAAGCGCAACGTTGAAGAACGGGAACTTACGGTAATTCTCATGGTGGACGTTTCGGCGTCGGGAGATTTCGGGACAAGAAAACAGTTCAAGAGCGAAATGACCGCCGAACTTGCCGCTCTTTTGGCGTTTTCCGCAATAAAAAACAACGACCGTGTCGGGCTTTTAATGTTTTCCGACAGAATAGAGAAATTCATTCCGCCGCAAAAGGGCAAAAATCATACTCTTGCGCTGATTCGCGAGTTGTTGTATTTCAAACCGACCGGCAAAAAAACCGATATTTCTAAAGCGCTGGCGCACATAAATCAAATTCAAAGGAAGAAAGCGGTGATTTTTTGTATTTCGGACTTTATGTGCGAGCAAAATTTTGAAAAATTACTTTCGGTTACGACAAGAAGGCACGATTTTATTGCGATTTCCGTTGACGACCCCCGAGAAAACGAATTGATAAACGTAGGACTTTTGGAATTATATGACGCCGAAACCGGAGAAAGAGCGCTTGTAGATACGGGGAGTAAAAAATTTCGCGAATTTTATAAATCCGAACGCATAAAAAAGAAAGAAGATTTGGAAAGATTGTTTTTTTCAAAAAAAATAGATAATATTTCGCTTTCAACCGCTTCGGGGTACGTTGAACCGCTGATAAGATTTTTCAAGCGGCGAGAAAAAAGAAGATAA
- the mnmD gene encoding tRNA (5-methylaminomethyl-2-thiouridine)(34)-methyltransferase MnmD, whose amino-acid sequence MTLNPIYGDCYFSNENGFEESKSVFVDTCGIVEKVKKSANLAIGELGFGTGLNLLATLCRLRENDVIAAEILYFSVEKHILPKTKIDEMIFEYLKNFPEIYAEFLMNYDELFCNIKNGFNCVVWRFGEIKVIFNMYFGDVNDFLNELDVKIDCWYLDGHSPDKNPEMWSGEICKKLYEKSEIGTTAATYTAAGAVKQNLRTAGFFVKRMKGFGIKRHKLFIEKRF is encoded by the coding sequence TTGACGTTAAACCCTATCTACGGCGATTGTTATTTTTCAAACGAAAACGGCTTTGAAGAATCAAAGTCTGTTTTCGTTGATACGTGCGGCATTGTAGAAAAAGTCAAAAAATCGGCAAATTTGGCTATTGGAGAGTTAGGGTTTGGAACAGGATTAAACTTGCTTGCTACCTTATGCCGCCTGAGAGAAAACGACGTTATCGCCGCCGAAATTCTATATTTTTCGGTAGAAAAGCACATTTTACCCAAAACTAAAATAGACGAAATGATTTTTGAATATCTAAAGAATTTTCCCGAAATTTACGCGGAGTTTCTAATGAATTACGACGAATTATTTTGCAATATTAAAAACGGATTCAACTGTGTTGTATGGCGGTTCGGAGAAATAAAAGTAATTTTCAATATGTATTTCGGCGATGTAAACGATTTCTTGAATGAACTTGACGTAAAAATTGATTGTTGGTATCTTGACGGACATTCGCCTGACAAAAATCCGGAAATGTGGAGCGGAGAAATTTGCAAAAAACTTTATGAAAAAAGCGAAATCGGCACAACGGCGGCGACCTATACGGCGGCGGGCGCCGTCAAACAAAATTTGCGTACGGCCGGTTTTTTTGTAAAAAGAATGAAAGGTTTTGGAATAAAACGACATAAATTATTTATAGAAAAAAGATTTTAA
- a CDS encoding diguanylate cyclase, translated as MTAAKIYIVENDKKNAYKLSLAVKNNLSIDTVCFDNAEDAINSAKTEKEQDVQALVLSLKLSMDNYTPLENIATILITNHIPLQSKQMLLANNLVDTVAGYGGKNITYIINIIRHISIIKEISVLLIENESVVGKLVSRTLSALGVSIIETPDCKSAQKILDGNDKIRIIFIDGDSHDAIPFIRKQRDKFGKSDLPIVALINESAETEKSLELLRSGAMDCVKKEFAAPGALEYFHTRIRLILRAAVSYFEMEKSANLDMLTNTLNRRSFYETSENLFASFVRGNISISMIDIDDFKNINDIYGHSAGDAALVCLCGKIKEQIRKTDVLARFGGEEFCLLLVGTDGENAIFKLDRIRKSIEETKVKYEDKEFGFTISIGCCCETKSSIKDMMEIADKRLYYAKRHGKNCVVGNDCGGDNSENLLKF; from the coding sequence ATGACCGCTGCAAAAATATATATAGTTGAAAACGATAAAAAAAACGCGTATAAATTATCGCTTGCCGTCAAAAATAATTTATCGATAGACACCGTCTGTTTCGATAATGCGGAAGACGCGATAAATTCGGCTAAAACCGAAAAAGAACAAGATGTTCAAGCGCTTGTACTCTCACTGAAACTTTCGATGGATAATTATACTCCGCTTGAAAACATTGCGACAATTCTGATTACAAATCACATTCCGCTTCAAAGCAAACAAATGCTTCTTGCAAATAATCTGGTCGATACGGTCGCCGGCTACGGCGGTAAAAACATTACTTATATTATAAATATTATCCGACATATTTCTATTATTAAAGAAATAAGCGTGCTTTTAATTGAAAACGAAAGCGTTGTCGGAAAATTAGTTTCAAGAACTCTTTCGGCGTTGGGTGTCAGTATTATTGAAACTCCAGACTGTAAATCTGCGCAAAAAATTCTTGACGGCAACGATAAAATCCGTATAATTTTTATTGACGGCGATTCTCATGACGCTATACCGTTTATACGTAAACAAAGAGATAAATTCGGAAAATCGGATTTACCGATAGTCGCTCTCATAAACGAAAGCGCCGAAACCGAGAAATCGCTTGAATTGCTTCGTTCGGGAGCGATGGATTGCGTCAAAAAAGAATTTGCGGCTCCGGGAGCGCTGGAATATTTTCACACGCGAATCAGACTTATTTTGCGGGCGGCGGTCTCATATTTTGAAATGGAAAAATCGGCAAATCTCGATATGCTTACAAATACGCTTAATCGCAGAAGTTTTTACGAAACAAGCGAGAATCTTTTTGCAAGTTTTGTACGCGGTAATATTTCTATTTCAATGATAGATATCGACGATTTTAAAAATATCAACGACATTTACGGACATTCGGCGGGCGACGCCGCACTTGTTTGTTTATGCGGCAAAATTAAGGAACAGATTCGTAAAACCGATGTTTTGGCAAGATTCGGGGGTGAAGAATTTTGTCTTTTACTTGTGGGAACAGACGGCGAAAATGCAATCTTTAAGCTAGATCGAATAAGAAAATCGATAGAAGAAACGAAAGTAAAATATGAAGACAAAGAATTCGGATTTACAATTTCAATCGGCTGTTGCTGTGAAACGAAATCTTCCATAAAAGACATGATGGAAATTGCCGATAAACGTCTTTATTACGCAAAAAGACACGGAAAAAATTGTGTCGTAGGAAACGATTGCGGCGGCGATAATTCTGAGAATTTGTTGAAATTTTAA